One genomic segment of Xyrauchen texanus isolate HMW12.3.18 chromosome 5, RBS_HiC_50CHRs, whole genome shotgun sequence includes these proteins:
- the npy2rl gene encoding neuropeptide Y receptor Y2, like has translation MESLSLNGSSGSKNLAVGEDSSDLTPNNPLLELGDSTKLLGVQVVLILAYSTIIVLGVVGNSLVIYVVYKFKTLRTVTNFFIANLAVADLLVNTLCLPFTLGYTLLGEWKFGQVLCFTLPYAQGLAVHVSTVTLFVIALDRHRCIIYHLDTRMSKDTCFMVIAITWVISAVLATPLAIFREYEIVDLSPDESIEVCREKWPGSSTDSALYSIFMLLLQYVLPLVVISFAYIRIWSKLRNHVSPAGHNDRHHCRRKTTKMLVAMVVVFAVSWLPFHAFQLAIDILPNVLVMKDFRLLYTVFHIVAMCSTFANPILYGWMNRNYRSAFVAVFRCEERLESLHAEGKVATTVRNKPKKAMEAQDMVTPHLNASDV, from the exons ATGGAATCCCTCAGCTTAAATGGCTCCTCTGGGAGCAAAAACTTGGCAGTTGGTGAGGACTCATCTGATTTGACTCCTAACAATCCCTTGCTAGAGCTGGGAGATAGCACCAAACTTCTTGGTGTCCAGGTAGTTCTGATCTTGGCTTACTCTACCATCATCGTATTGGGCGTTGTGGGGAACTCCCTGGTGATATATGTAGTCTACAAATTCAAGACACTTCGTACTGTCACCAATTTCTTTATAGCAAACCTTGCTGTGGCTGATCTGCTAGTCAACACGTTGTGTCTCCCATTCACGCTAGGTTACACTCTACTGGGCGAATGGAAATTTGGACAAGTGCTTTGTTTCACACTACCATACGCTCAAGGTCTTGCCGTCCACGTTTCtacagttacattatttgtaatcGCACTGGATCGACATCGATGCATCATCTATCACCTAGACACACGGATGTCGAAGGACACTTGCTTTATGGTCATTGCCATCACCTGGGTAATAAGTGCTGTTCTGGCTACCCCACTTGCCATCTTTAGGGAGTATGAGATTGTAGATCTTTCTCCAGATGAGTCCATTGAAGTCTGTCGGGAAAAGTGGCCCGGAAGTAGTACAGATAGCGCTCTATACTC AATCTTCATGCTGTTGCTGCAGTATGTGCTGCCCCTAGTGGTCATCTCTTTTGCCTACATCCGTATCTGGAGTAAACTTCGCAACCATGTCAGCCCAGCTGGCCACAACGATAGACATCATTGTCGCCGCAAGACAACCAAGATGCTGGTGGCCATG GTTGTGGTGTTTGCAGTGAGTTGGCTGCCTTTCCATGCCTTCCAGCTCGCCATCGACATTCTCCCTAATGTGTTGGTCATGAAGGACTTCAGGCTCCTCTACACTGTTTTCCATATTGTGGCCATGTGCTCAACTTTCGCCAACCCAATTCTTTATGGCTGGATGAACCGGAACTACCGCAGCGCTTTTGTTGCCGTCTTCCGTTGCGAGGAAAGGCTTGAGTCGTTGCACGCTGAGGGCAAGGTTGCCACAACTGTTCGCAACAAGCCCAAAAAGGCCATGGAAGCCCAAGATATGGTGACGCCGCATCTCAATGCATCAGATGTCTGA